From a single Miscanthus floridulus cultivar M001 chromosome 8, ASM1932011v1, whole genome shotgun sequence genomic region:
- the LOC136476874 gene encoding protein CUP-SHAPED COTYLEDON 3-like, with product MQHHRQDHQAMGDALWELLGEEMAAAGGEHGLPPGFRFHPTDEELVTFYLAAKVFNGACCGIDIAEVDLNRCEPWELPDAARMGEREWYFFSLRDRKYPTGLRTNRATGAGYWKATGKDREVLNAATGALLGMKKTLVFYKGRAPRGEKTKWVLHEYRLDGDFAAARRPCKEEWVICRILHKAGDQYSKLMMVKSPYYLPMAMDPSSFCFQQDPTAPPLPNPSGCIPFHHGHPSMQPPPLPLPPSNHGKVVFPGAAAACMQPEPANGSNSAVLPMPPPFPPFTPIVAGKLALSPPPQVGVNAGPQEPPPPPPPPTWLEAYLQHGGGFLYEMGPAATPRGA from the exons ATGCAGCACCACCGCCAGGACCACCAGGCCATGGGCGACGCGCTGTGGGAGCTGCTCGGGGaggagatggcggcggcgggaggGGAGCACGGGCTTCCCCCGGGGTTCCGGTTCCACCCCACCGACGAGGAGCTGGTCACCTTCTACCTGGCCGCCAAGGTGTTCAACGGCGCCTGCTGCGGCATCGACATCGCCGAGGTGGACCTCAACCGGTGCGAGCCGTGGGAGCTCCCCGACGCAGCGCGCATGGGGGAGCGCGAGTGGTACTTCTTCAGCCTCCGCGACCGCAAGTACCCCACGGGCCTCCGCACCAACCGCGCCACCGGCGCCGGATACTGGAAGGCCACCGGCAAGGACCGCGAGGTGCTCAACGCCGCCACCGGCGCGCTCCTCGGCATGAAGAAGACGCTCGTCTTCTACAAGGGCCGCGCGCCGCGCGGCGAGAAGACCAAGTGGGTCCTCCACGAGTACCGCCTCGACGGCGACttcgccgccgctcgccgccccTGCAAG GAGGAATGGGTGATCTGCAGGATACTGCACAAGGCAGGCGACCAGTACAGCAAGCTGATGATGGTGAAGAGCCCCTACTACCTTCCCATGGCAATGGACCCCTCCAGCTTCTGCTTCCAGCAGGACCCCACTGCGCCTCCCCTCCCAAACCCTAGCGGCTGCATCCCCTTCCACCACGGCCACCCCAGCATGCAGCCGCCTCCATTGCCGTTGCCGCCGAGCAACCATGGCAAGGTCGTCTTCCCCGGAGCAGCGGCGGCCTGCATGCAGCCAGAGCCGGCAAACGGCAGCAACAGCGCCGTGCTGCCCATGCCGCCGCCGTTCCCTCCCTTCACCCCCATCGTCGCCGGCAAGCTGGCCCTGTCGCCGCCGCCCCAGGTCGGGGTCAACGCCGGTCCACAggagccaccgccaccgccaccgccacctacCTGGCTGGAGGCCTACCTGCAGCACGGTGGTGGGTTCCTTTATGAGATGGGCCCAGCTGCAACGCCCAGGGGCGCATGA
- the LOC136469514 gene encoding kinesin-like protein KIN-7I, which yields MDAEISSLQEALVTSIAEKDDLGMQLTDALLDMESERSIWTAKEKEYLEANHRLNICLDENHKLSEDLIKHAVAFVKDEDSPEAAARKLTEIAFRRGSNDNVTCIVVELLICVLFE from the exons ATGGATGCGGAAATTTCTTCTTTACAAGAAGCCCTAGTCACTTCAATTGCTGAAAAGGACGATTTGGGAATG CAACTTACTGATGCCCTTTTGGACATGGAATCTGAAAGATCAATTTGGACAGCAAAGGAGAAAGAATACCTAGAAGCTAATCATAGATTGAACATCTGCCTTGATGAGAACCACAAACTTTCAGAAGATTTGATAAAG CATGCTGTTGCATTTGTGAAGGACGAGGATAGCCCTGAGGCTGCAGCCCGGAAGCTTACGGAGATCGCCTTCAGGCGTGGGAGCAACGACAACGTTACATGCATTGTTGTAGAACTGCTgatttgtgtattatttgaatga